The Tenebrio molitor chromosome 3, icTenMoli1.1, whole genome shotgun sequence genome contains a region encoding:
- the LOC138126055 gene encoding venom carboxylesterase-6-like isoform X1, translating to MKLTKLLSIFLFLVGLLNAEKAPVVNIPHLGKIKGSFRESLNRHKYYTFEGVPYASPPVGQYRFKEPVPEKPWNGTWEAQTMHKCLQYQQYVEPWEDVVTGDEDCLYLNIYTPTLDKKAKLDVVVHIYGGAFMFLYGGFFGPDFIMDRDVVFINFNYRLGPLGFLSTEDEVVPGNNGIEDQIMALRWIKTNVQYFGGNSDSITLTGMSSGGTSVHIHYLSPKSRGLFHRGISQSGTSLCAWSLMEKPLEKTQKIAFKLGCFSNITEHMINCLRQRPARQIVAAVKELQPWMYNPFVVFGPVVDSWSSNPVLPDHPLNLIKKGQVSDLPWIVSVTDFEGLYPAVDFVQKEYLKEIDARWNELMPFILDYNDTVDSTLLDEVSQKIRKHYLHDQKLDQSNFVDFVQIFSDRFALLDTHKSAKLQASVVKSPVYFYLFSYRGAHYWYETFAERQEDYGASHSEDTSFILKTPDVDSTSTEEDRRMIEIFVEMFTSFAKTGIPKTSGPWTPISKNPKDEIVALLIKSPDKLVMERVVLENEKFWESLPIMENEKLVSKRVKDEL from the exons ATGAAGTTAACAAAGTTACTAAGTATTTTCTTGt TTTTAGTTGGACTATTGAATGCTGAAAAAGCTCCAGTTGTTAACATACCTCACTTAGGAAAAATCAAGGGAAGTTTCAGAGAAAGTCTGAACCGACACAAGTACTACACGTTTGAAGGAGTACCATATGCTAGTCCTCCTGTTGGGCAGTACAGATTTAAG GAACCGGTACCAGAGAAACCGTGGAATGGTACTTGGGAGGCCCAAACTATGCATAAGTGTTTGCAGTATCAACAGTATGTTGAGCCATGGGAAGACGTCGTGACag GCGACGAGGACTGTCTTTACTTAAATATCTACACCCCAACTCTggataaaaaagcaaaactggACGTAGTCGTTCATATTTACGGTGGAGCTTTTATGTTCCTTTACGGAGGATTTTTTGGGCCTGACTTTATCATGGACAGAGATGTTGtcttcattaattttaattatcgaTTGGGACCCTTGG GTTTTTTGAGTACCGAAGACGAAGTAGTACCTGGAAATAACGGGATTGAAGACCAGATTATGGCGTTGCGGTGGATTAAAACAAATGTACAATACTTTGGAGGCAATTCTGACTCCATTACATTAACTGGAATGTCGTCTGGTGGGACAAGTGTCCACATACACTATCTGTCTCCGAAATCTAGAGGACTGTTCCATCGAGGGATTTCACAAAGCGGCACTTCTTTGTGTGCGTGGAGTTTGATGGAGAAACCGTTGGAAAAGACCCAAAAAATTGCATTCAAACTGGGTTGTTTCAGTAACATAACTGAACATATGATAAATTGCTTGAGACAAAGACCGGCGAGACAAATTGTTGCTGCTGTTAAAGAACTTCAACCTTGGATGTATAACccttttgttgtttttggtcCCGTGGTAGACTCTTGGTCGTCAAACCCTGTTCTTCCTGACCATCCGTTGAATCTGATTAAGAAGGGTCAAGTCAGTGATTTGCCTTGGATCGTCTCGGTAACAGATTTTGAAGGATTGTATCCTGCAGTGG ATTTTGTCCAGAAggaatatttaaaagaaattgacGCCCGATGGAACGAGCTAATGCCGTTCATCTTAGACTACAACGATACTGTGGATTCGACATTACTTGACGAAGTGAgtcaaaaaattcgaaaacaCTATTTGCACGACCAAAAGCTAGACCAATCGAATTTTGTCGATTTCGTCCAAATCTTCTCTGATCGCTTCGCGTTGTTGGACACCCACAAAAGCGCTAAACTGCAAGCTTCCGTCGTCAAATCTCCTGTTTATTTCTATCTTTTTTCGTATCGCGGAGCCCACTATTGGTACGAAACCTTTGCAGAGCGCCAGGAGGATTACGGAGCTTCTCATTCTGAAGAcacttcttttattttgaaaacaccaGATGTCGATTCAACTTCGACCGAAGAAGATCGACGCATGATTGAGATTTTTGTAGAAATGTTTACTTCTTTTGCCAAAACTGG gATACCAAAAACTTCTGGACCGTGGACACCAATCTCGAAAAATCCTAAAGATGAAATTGTCGCTTTGTTGATTAAGTCTCCGGATAAATTAGTTATGGAGAGAGTTGTTTTGGAAAATGAGAAGTTTTGGGAGTCACTACCGAtaatggaaaatgaaaaactgGTTTCTAAGCGAGTTAAGGATGAGCTGTAA
- the LOC138126055 gene encoding venom carboxylesterase-6-like isoform X2: protein MKLTKLLSIFLFGLLNAEKAPVVNIPHLGKIKGSFRESLNRHKYYTFEGVPYASPPVGQYRFKEPVPEKPWNGTWEAQTMHKCLQYQQYVEPWEDVVTGDEDCLYLNIYTPTLDKKAKLDVVVHIYGGAFMFLYGGFFGPDFIMDRDVVFINFNYRLGPLGFLSTEDEVVPGNNGIEDQIMALRWIKTNVQYFGGNSDSITLTGMSSGGTSVHIHYLSPKSRGLFHRGISQSGTSLCAWSLMEKPLEKTQKIAFKLGCFSNITEHMINCLRQRPARQIVAAVKELQPWMYNPFVVFGPVVDSWSSNPVLPDHPLNLIKKGQVSDLPWIVSVTDFEGLYPAVDFVQKEYLKEIDARWNELMPFILDYNDTVDSTLLDEVSQKIRKHYLHDQKLDQSNFVDFVQIFSDRFALLDTHKSAKLQASVVKSPVYFYLFSYRGAHYWYETFAERQEDYGASHSEDTSFILKTPDVDSTSTEEDRRMIEIFVEMFTSFAKTGIPKTSGPWTPISKNPKDEIVALLIKSPDKLVMERVVLENEKFWESLPIMENEKLVSKRVKDEL from the exons ATGAAGTTAACAAAGTTACTAAGTATTTTCTTGt TTGGACTATTGAATGCTGAAAAAGCTCCAGTTGTTAACATACCTCACTTAGGAAAAATCAAGGGAAGTTTCAGAGAAAGTCTGAACCGACACAAGTACTACACGTTTGAAGGAGTACCATATGCTAGTCCTCCTGTTGGGCAGTACAGATTTAAG GAACCGGTACCAGAGAAACCGTGGAATGGTACTTGGGAGGCCCAAACTATGCATAAGTGTTTGCAGTATCAACAGTATGTTGAGCCATGGGAAGACGTCGTGACag GCGACGAGGACTGTCTTTACTTAAATATCTACACCCCAACTCTggataaaaaagcaaaactggACGTAGTCGTTCATATTTACGGTGGAGCTTTTATGTTCCTTTACGGAGGATTTTTTGGGCCTGACTTTATCATGGACAGAGATGTTGtcttcattaattttaattatcgaTTGGGACCCTTGG GTTTTTTGAGTACCGAAGACGAAGTAGTACCTGGAAATAACGGGATTGAAGACCAGATTATGGCGTTGCGGTGGATTAAAACAAATGTACAATACTTTGGAGGCAATTCTGACTCCATTACATTAACTGGAATGTCGTCTGGTGGGACAAGTGTCCACATACACTATCTGTCTCCGAAATCTAGAGGACTGTTCCATCGAGGGATTTCACAAAGCGGCACTTCTTTGTGTGCGTGGAGTTTGATGGAGAAACCGTTGGAAAAGACCCAAAAAATTGCATTCAAACTGGGTTGTTTCAGTAACATAACTGAACATATGATAAATTGCTTGAGACAAAGACCGGCGAGACAAATTGTTGCTGCTGTTAAAGAACTTCAACCTTGGATGTATAACccttttgttgtttttggtcCCGTGGTAGACTCTTGGTCGTCAAACCCTGTTCTTCCTGACCATCCGTTGAATCTGATTAAGAAGGGTCAAGTCAGTGATTTGCCTTGGATCGTCTCGGTAACAGATTTTGAAGGATTGTATCCTGCAGTGG ATTTTGTCCAGAAggaatatttaaaagaaattgacGCCCGATGGAACGAGCTAATGCCGTTCATCTTAGACTACAACGATACTGTGGATTCGACATTACTTGACGAAGTGAgtcaaaaaattcgaaaacaCTATTTGCACGACCAAAAGCTAGACCAATCGAATTTTGTCGATTTCGTCCAAATCTTCTCTGATCGCTTCGCGTTGTTGGACACCCACAAAAGCGCTAAACTGCAAGCTTCCGTCGTCAAATCTCCTGTTTATTTCTATCTTTTTTCGTATCGCGGAGCCCACTATTGGTACGAAACCTTTGCAGAGCGCCAGGAGGATTACGGAGCTTCTCATTCTGAAGAcacttcttttattttgaaaacaccaGATGTCGATTCAACTTCGACCGAAGAAGATCGACGCATGATTGAGATTTTTGTAGAAATGTTTACTTCTTTTGCCAAAACTGG gATACCAAAAACTTCTGGACCGTGGACACCAATCTCGAAAAATCCTAAAGATGAAATTGTCGCTTTGTTGATTAAGTCTCCGGATAAATTAGTTATGGAGAGAGTTGTTTTGGAAAATGAGAAGTTTTGGGAGTCACTACCGAtaatggaaaatgaaaaactgGTTTCTAAGCGAGTTAAGGATGAGCTGTAA